A window from Pseudomonas sp. MRSN 12121 encodes these proteins:
- a CDS encoding cation acetate symporter has product MIRRLSAFLGVAAFAPSLWAADALTGEVHKQPLNVSAIIMFVLFVGATLCITYWASKRNKSAADYYAAGGKITGFQNGLAIAGDYMSAASFLGISALVFTSGYDGLIYSIGFLVGWPIILFLIAERLRNLGKYTFADVASYRLGQTQIRTLSACGSLVVVAFYLIAQMVGAGKLIQLLFGLDYHVAVILVGILMVLYVLFGGMLATTWVQIIKAVLLLSGASFMALMVMKHVNFDFNMLFSEAVKVHPKGEAIMSPGGLVKDPISAFSLGLALMFGTAGLPHILMRFFTVSDAKEARKSVLYATGFIGYFYILTFIIGFGAILLVSTNPAFKDAAGALLGGNNMAAVHLANAVGGSVFLGFISAVAFATILAVVAGLTLAGASAVSHDLYASVIKKGKANEKDEIRVSKITTVCLGVLAIALGILFESQNIAFMVGLAFSIAASCNFPVLLLSMYWKKLTTRGAMIGGWLGLVSAVGLMILGPTIWVQIMGHEKAIFPYEYPALFSMIIAFIGIWFFSITDKSTAADNERALFFPQFVRSQTGLGASGAVSH; this is encoded by the coding sequence ATGATCCGGCGTCTATCGGCTTTTCTTGGCGTCGCGGCCTTCGCCCCCAGCCTCTGGGCGGCTGACGCCCTGACCGGCGAAGTGCACAAGCAACCCCTCAATGTTTCCGCAATCATCATGTTCGTGCTGTTTGTCGGCGCGACCCTGTGCATCACCTACTGGGCGTCCAAGCGCAACAAGTCGGCGGCCGACTACTATGCCGCGGGCGGCAAGATCACTGGCTTCCAGAATGGCCTGGCGATCGCCGGTGACTACATGTCGGCAGCCTCCTTCCTGGGGATTTCCGCCCTGGTATTCACCTCCGGCTACGACGGCCTGATCTACTCGATCGGCTTTCTGGTGGGCTGGCCGATCATCCTGTTCCTGATCGCCGAGCGCCTGCGCAACCTGGGCAAATACACCTTCGCCGACGTGGCGTCCTACCGTCTCGGGCAGACCCAGATCCGTACGCTGTCGGCCTGTGGCTCGCTGGTGGTGGTGGCGTTCTACCTGATCGCGCAGATGGTCGGTGCCGGCAAGCTGATCCAGCTGCTGTTCGGCCTCGACTACCATGTGGCGGTGATCCTGGTCGGGATCCTGATGGTGCTGTACGTGCTGTTCGGCGGCATGCTGGCCACCACCTGGGTGCAGATCATCAAGGCGGTCCTGTTGCTGTCCGGCGCTTCCTTCATGGCGCTGATGGTGATGAAGCACGTCAACTTCGACTTCAACATGCTGTTCTCCGAGGCCGTCAAGGTTCACCCCAAGGGTGAAGCGATCATGAGCCCGGGCGGCCTGGTGAAGGATCCGATCTCGGCGTTCTCCCTCGGCCTGGCGCTGATGTTCGGTACCGCGGGCCTGCCGCACATCCTGATGCGCTTCTTCACCGTGAGCGACGCCAAGGAAGCGCGCAAGAGCGTGCTGTACGCCACTGGCTTCATCGGCTACTTCTACATCCTGACCTTCATCATCGGTTTCGGCGCGATCCTGCTGGTCAGCACCAACCCGGCGTTCAAGGACGCGGCTGGCGCGCTGCTGGGCGGCAATAACATGGCGGCGGTGCACCTGGCCAATGCCGTGGGCGGCAGTGTGTTCCTGGGCTTCATCTCGGCGGTGGCCTTCGCCACTATCCTGGCGGTGGTGGCGGGCCTGACCCTGGCGGGTGCGTCGGCGGTGTCCCACGACCTGTATGCCAGCGTGATCAAGAAGGGCAAGGCCAACGAGAAGGATGAAATCCGCGTCTCGAAGATCACCACCGTATGCCTGGGCGTACTGGCGATCGCCCTGGGGATCCTGTTCGAGAGCCAGAACATCGCCTTCATGGTCGGCCTGGCGTTCTCCATTGCGGCGAGCTGCAACTTCCCGGTGCTGCTGCTTTCCATGTACTGGAAGAAGCTCACCACCCGTGGCGCCATGATCGGCGGCTGGCTGGGACTGGTCAGTGCCGTTGGCCTGATGATCCTCGGCCCGACCATCTGGGTGCAGATCATGGGGCATGAAAAGGCCATCTTCCCGTACGAGTACCCGGCGCTGTTCTCGATGATCATTGCCTTCATCGGGATCTGGTTCTTCTCCATCACCGACAAGTCCACGGCGGCGGACAATGAGCGGGCGCTGTTCTTCCCGCAGTTCGTGCGCTCGCAGACCGGCCTGGGAGCCAGTGGGGCGGTGTCGCACTAA